In Candidatus Binataceae bacterium, a single window of DNA contains:
- a CDS encoding DUF2939 domain-containing protein → MGFVSRHAIGVLAAIAVALWAVFYVPATPSYAIYQLKLAIDQRDGATAASFVDFPSVVKNAGYEMLQQNAKGNDVIAALVGKGAVDFLSAPLAATIQQWATQQVNSGARQLQMPGAAVLGSIVMLHRSGDTAWTDFRDNKGVEWNIRMARENGRWRINEVKNVQQLLQHFEQQRMRGGTPPPSDNAPDNAVPGGPSTSP, encoded by the coding sequence ATGGGTTTCGTCTCGCGCCACGCGATCGGAGTCCTGGCGGCAATCGCCGTCGCCCTGTGGGCCGTGTTCTACGTTCCGGCCACACCGTCCTACGCCATCTATCAGCTGAAGCTGGCGATCGACCAGCGCGACGGCGCGACCGCCGCGAGCTTCGTTGACTTTCCAAGCGTGGTCAAAAACGCCGGCTACGAGATGCTGCAGCAGAACGCCAAGGGCAACGACGTCATCGCGGCGCTGGTCGGCAAGGGCGCGGTGGACTTCCTGAGCGCGCCGTTGGCCGCCACGATTCAGCAATGGGCGACGCAACAGGTGAACAGCGGCGCGAGACAACTCCAGATGCCGGGCGCGGCCGTGCTCGGATCGATCGTGATGCTACATCGTTCGGGCGATACGGCGTGGACCGACTTCCGCGACAACAAGGGCGTGGAATGGAACATCCGCATGGCGCGCGAGAACGGCCGCTGGCGCATCAACGAGGTCAAGAACGTCCAGCAACTGCTGCAGCACTTCGAGCAGCAAAGGATGCGGGGCGGCACGCCGCCACCATCTGACAACGCTCCCGATAACGCGGTTCCCGGCGGTCCCTCAACGTCGCCCTGA